ACGCCCGCCCGGCGGTAGAGGTCGTAGATCCCCATGTCGCGGTAATAACGGACACGGTTGGCGAGGGCTTCGCGGAGTTTCGGATCGAGTGCCATCAGTGGCGCGTGGCGGCCGGCTGGTGGCGGTGCTGGCGGATCCGCAACACCGCGTCAAGCACGCGGTGCGCGACTTCCCACTTGGTGGTCTCCGGGACTTCCATGGTCTCGCTGGCGGTGAGGATGGTGACAGCGTTGCGGTCGGAGTCCATGCCGATGCCGCGGCGCGAGACGTCGTTCACCACGATGGCGTCCACGCTCTTGGCGGCGAGCTTCTTGCGCGCGTTCTCCAGCACGTTGTCGGTCTCGGCGGCAAAACCGATCACGATCTGCGAATCGCGCTTGCGGCCGACCTCGGCCAGAATGTCGACGGTGGGCTCGAGCTCGAGCGCCATCGCGCCGCTACGTTTGATCTTCTTTTCGGACTTCTGCTTCGGACGGTAATCGGCGACGGCTGCGGCTTTGATCACCACGGTCGCTTCCGGCAGGCGCTTCAACACTGCCTCGCGCATCTCCGCCGCGGTCTCGACCGGAACCACTTCGGCGGCGCCGGGCGGTTGCAGCGCCGTCGGACCGGTGACCAGCACAACCCGTCCGCCGCGCCGCAGCACGGCTTCGGCGAGCGCATACCCCATCTTTCCGCTGGAGCGGTTGCCGATGTAGCGCACCGGATCGATGGGCTCGCGCGTGGGACCGGCGGTGATGAGCACGGTCTCACCGGCGAAATCCTGGTGCGCGCCGAGCACGTCCATGACCGCGGCGACGATCCCCTCGTTCGCGGCCAGGCGGCCGGGGCCGGTCATGCCGCACGCCAGGTAGCCCGAGTCGGGCTCGACCACGCGCACTCCGCGCTCCTTCAGCTTGGCCACGTTGGCCTGCGTCACCGCGTTCTCCCACATGTTGACGTTCATCGCGGGAGCGACCACGACCGGCGCCGTGGTGGCGAGGAAGAGTGTGGAGAGGAAGTCGTCCGCCAGGCCATGAGCAAACTTGGCGAGGGTGTCGGCGGTGGCGGGGGCCACCACCAGCGCGTCGATGGACTGCGCCACCGCGATGTGTTCGACCGCGGAGTCGATGTTGGGCTGCTCGGCGCCGTGTCCGAAGAGGTCGGTGATCACCTTCTCGCCGGAGAGCGCGGCGAAGGTCAGGGGCCGGATGAACTCCTGGGCCGCGCGCGTCATGATCACCTGCACGCGAATGCCACGGTCCTGGAACTGGCGTACCAGCTCCGCCGCCTTGTAGGCGGCAATGCCTCCGCAGACGCCGAGAGCGATCTTCATACTTATTCGATGACCGACGGCACGGGGACGTCGCAAGCGACGTCTCGAACGACTATCGCGGAGCGCCGAGCGCCTGATCGAGCAATTCGCTGGCCTTGGCCGCGGGCGTTTTTTCGGCGCCCACGATGAACTTCACCTTGCCGGCCTCGATCTCCTGCTGCGCGATCTTGCAGGGCTTGCGCGCCACTGTCTCCACCATGGGGCGAGCGCCGCCCTGAAGCTGGCGCGCGCGCCGCGCCGCCACCAGGATGTAGCGGTAGTTGCTGTCGAACCCTTCGATGAGCTTCATACGCCAGACACCTCTAATCTCCGCTGGGGGCCGGGGGCAGACC
The window above is part of the Terriglobia bacterium genome. Proteins encoded here:
- the coaBC gene encoding bifunctional phosphopantothenoylcysteine decarboxylase/phosphopantothenate--cysteine ligase CoaBC is translated as MKIALGVCGGIAAYKAAELVRQFQDRGIRVQVIMTRAAQEFIRPLTFAALSGEKVITDLFGHGAEQPNIDSAVEHIAVAQSIDALVVAPATADTLAKFAHGLADDFLSTLFLATTAPVVVAPAMNVNMWENAVTQANVAKLKERGVRVVEPDSGYLACGMTGPGRLAANEGIVAAVMDVLGAHQDFAGETVLITAGPTREPIDPVRYIGNRSSGKMGYALAEAVLRRGGRVVLVTGPTALQPPGAAEVVPVETAAEMREAVLKRLPEATVVIKAAAVADYRPKQKSEKKIKRSGAMALELEPTVDILAEVGRKRDSQIVIGFAAETDNVLENARKKLAAKSVDAIVVNDVSRRGIGMDSDRNAVTILTASETMEVPETTKWEVAHRVLDAVLRIRQHRHQPAATRH
- the rpoZ gene encoding DNA-directed RNA polymerase subunit omega, with translation MKLIEGFDSNYRYILVAARRARQLQGGARPMVETVARKPCKIAQQEIEAGKVKFIVGAEKTPAAKASELLDQALGAPR